A DNA window from Myripristis murdjan chromosome 19, fMyrMur1.1, whole genome shotgun sequence contains the following coding sequences:
- the LOC115378199 gene encoding zyxin-like, whose translation MSMAALHAARVNQAAGVGYASRNGTAQGGAGAVTSHSQQLGGRASFTGSTSFTGSTSSRTTPPRPQHSNAQWRWSADFCEGRPSSVIVVRKSKTKPPPPVRGVSLLREQTPSNPPSKRYSCPAIGLFNPPNSLTLPSSSSPPPLVPPSVITGSSPLGYRMCPNPSSFSTRAGAARLSLPLPLPPTIPESTAAPAPKPKPSRRSHSDSSASLRSLAAPQAVLTLEDLRAVRLRSVTSADRPADVFSEGDGEGEQEKVASQSHKAPPPVAAKPALPKWLTNLMSESVQRPSQPQSPVPDETNREKDIYTRVKRPKTRYSPRPADHSASKTGLCLGTGGDRERPTPRFPG comes from the exons ATGAGCATGGCCGCTCTTCACGCCGCTCGGGTGAATCAGGCCGCCGGTGTCGGCTACGCCTCCCGCAACGGGACGGCACAGGGAGGCGCAGGAGCCGTGACATCACACAGCCAGCAGCTCGGGGGGCGGGCCTCCTTCACAGGCTCCACCTCCTTCACAGGCTCCACCTCCAGCCGGACCACACCCCCTCGCCCTCAGCACAGCAACGCCCAGTGGCGGTGGTCGGCTGACTTCTGCGAGGGCCGGCCTTCGTCCGTCATCGTGGTGAGGAAGAGCAAGACTAAACCGCCGCCGCCTGTGCGTGGCGTGTCGCTGCTCCGAGAGCAAACGCCGTCCAACCCTCCGTCCAAACGCTACTCCTGCCCCGCCATCGGGCTCTTTAACCCACCAAACAGCCTcacccttccttcctcctcctctcctcctcctcttgttccGCCCTCCGTCATCACTGGATCCTCCCCTCTTGGTTACAGGATGTGTCCAAATCCCAGCTCCTTCTCCACGAGGGCGGGCGCCGCCAGGCTGTCTCTGCCGCTCCCTCTGCCGCCCACCATCCCCGAGTCGACCGCTGCCCCCGCCCCCAAACCCAAACCGTCCCGCCGCTCCCACTCGgactcctctgcctccctcagaTCGCTGGCGGCGCCGCAGGCCGTGCTAACGCTCGAGGACCTCCGCGCCGTGCGGCTCCGCTCGGTCACCTCCGCCGACAGGCCCGCTGATGTTTTCTCGGAGGGGGACGGGGAGGGCGAGCAGGAGAAAGTGGCATCTCAGTCCCACAAAGCACCGCCACCCGTCGCAGCCAAACCCGCCCTGCCAAAATGGCTGACGAACCTCATGTCTGAGTCAGTCCAACGCCCAAGTCAACCACAAAGTCCTGTTCCAGATGAAACTAACCGAGAGAAGGACATTTACACGAGGGTGAAGAGGCCCAAAACGAGATATTCACCCCGGCCTGCAGACCACAGCGCCTCAAAAACTG GGCTGTGTCTGGGAACCGGCGGCGACAGGGAGCGACCCACGCCTCGCTTCCCCGGCTGA